From the genome of Amycolatopsis sp. NBC_01488, one region includes:
- a CDS encoding ABC transporter ATP-binding protein translates to MAKDLAFSYSKRASRAALRNCSFSLQRGSITGLVGANGAGKSTLIKILATILRPDAGQVAVDGLDLHDAASRRVGRKVSLVAQERPLYRHLSVGEMLRVAKALNFHWHPVRANAWLERFNIPLDRKCGQLSGGQQAQVSLALAVATAPAVLLLDEPVASLDPIARSEVTSQLVAESEEHGTTILVSSHVVSELANLVSDLIVLKSGELVLQGNADDICNSHARLMTSTPKVDTTSIHQIYHFERDNTSIVRVADDSVMKQMLNESSARSVSLEEIVLAYLSSKDPGVREGSNPLAGVK, encoded by the coding sequence GTGGCTAAAGATCTCGCGTTTAGCTACTCGAAACGAGCTAGTCGCGCTGCTCTTCGCAACTGCAGCTTCTCGCTCCAGCGTGGATCAATCACCGGCTTGGTCGGCGCTAACGGTGCAGGAAAATCTACTCTGATCAAGATCCTTGCAACCATCCTGCGTCCCGATGCCGGCCAAGTGGCCGTAGACGGCTTGGATTTGCATGACGCAGCCAGTCGTCGCGTGGGGCGCAAGGTCTCGCTGGTAGCGCAAGAACGTCCCCTGTATCGCCATCTGTCCGTTGGCGAAATGCTGCGCGTTGCCAAAGCTTTGAACTTCCACTGGCATCCGGTACGAGCCAACGCATGGCTGGAGCGTTTCAACATTCCGCTTGATCGGAAATGCGGGCAACTCTCAGGTGGCCAACAGGCGCAAGTCTCGCTGGCGTTAGCTGTCGCGACAGCCCCTGCTGTTCTCTTGCTCGACGAGCCGGTCGCGAGTCTGGACCCAATTGCACGTAGCGAAGTCACTTCACAACTTGTGGCTGAATCCGAGGAACACGGCACGACGATCTTGGTGTCCAGTCATGTCGTTTCGGAGCTTGCGAACCTCGTAAGTGACTTGATCGTCCTGAAGTCCGGCGAACTGGTTCTACAGGGCAACGCCGATGATATTTGCAACTCACATGCTCGACTGATGACGTCAACGCCAAAAGTCGATACCACCTCGATCCATCAGATTTACCATTTCGAGCGAGATAACACGTCGATCGTCAGAGTGGCCGATGATAGCGTTATGAAGCAGATGTTGAACGAAAGTAGCGCGCGCTCCGTTAGCCTGGAAGAGATAGTTTTAGCCTACCTCTCTTCAAAGGATCCAGGAGTACGAGAAGGATCAAACCCACTGGCCGGTGTGAAGTGA
- a CDS encoding FtsK/SpoIIIE domain-containing protein, whose product MTEPNEEKHEHAEVARAHGRDVEHVGPVLDGELIDDTLPQPRNRAVPRRVSVWQRVADAAGRMWRSGPMIRARSVAAYRARKIPQDVVRLVWFVLRGNWRWLVKFWNWATYADLRADARRARLAGDADARRAAQELIRSDATARWARLGIVVRRLVITLRVAAPVAAVLWLVDSVMDRADMWPWLADVYTGVSAVWSALTVVVPLLLIVAPVTWAIAAAFEGRDRTPGAGWLVRPDRDDADSWIDERMISKALAHLGITPLDRFYRDGGELVYTVAARKDGEGTFAQVRLPLGVTADMVAARRSKLAANLGRASLETWPTKGDEDGILDLWVADKGVLRGGAGQWPLVHDGQVDVFEGVPFGLSQRGLVINAPLVGVNWLIGGRPGQGKSAALRTLLLGAALDPTAELWVFVMGESPDFDPFRPRLSRYRMGMDDSVAEAATQALADLLTEMERRGKILGEQPGRPPKVSRKLADKRDLGLHPLVCGIDECHELFQHPKFGKKAAELAVRLIKRGRKYGIVLLLATQSPTKDSIPREVTRNVSCGVAFSVADQVANDGLLGSGKYAAGIRATELRINTDRGTCVAVGITDETFELVRTFYVPFEDGADDVTPVIGRAVALIEEMGRAVESSARPQLEAAAPVAVDHLADVAAVLDGERRVRTQVILTRLARHDPGEYGEWTFRDLTAALAPYGVAPVKSDGKKVIRAEDVAAALARHDRDDDGNGADDADGDGRDSGRDPAGTQGLLPDGSLTESPCPDQHKHGSGTPGTHRRPNPEPGRNPGDAGTGEGPSLPPRRPGESTRGGDDSGRS is encoded by the coding sequence ATGACCGAACCGAACGAGGAGAAGCACGAACACGCCGAGGTGGCCCGCGCTCACGGCCGGGACGTCGAACACGTCGGCCCGGTACTCGACGGTGAGTTGATCGACGACACGTTGCCCCAGCCGCGGAACCGCGCGGTTCCGCGCAGGGTGTCGGTGTGGCAGCGCGTTGCCGACGCGGCCGGGCGGATGTGGCGGTCCGGGCCGATGATCCGGGCGCGGTCGGTAGCCGCCTACCGGGCGCGGAAGATCCCGCAAGACGTGGTGCGGCTGGTGTGGTTCGTGCTGCGCGGGAACTGGCGGTGGCTGGTCAAGTTCTGGAACTGGGCCACCTACGCCGATCTTCGGGCCGACGCTCGCCGGGCGCGGCTGGCCGGGGACGCCGACGCGCGGCGTGCCGCGCAGGAGCTGATCCGGTCGGATGCCACGGCACGGTGGGCCAGGCTCGGGATCGTGGTCCGCCGGTTGGTGATCACGTTGCGGGTCGCGGCTCCGGTGGCGGCGGTGCTGTGGCTGGTGGACTCGGTGATGGATCGGGCGGACATGTGGCCGTGGCTGGCCGACGTCTACACGGGAGTGTCCGCCGTGTGGTCGGCGCTCACGGTGGTGGTGCCGCTGCTGCTGATCGTGGCACCGGTGACGTGGGCGATTGCAGCGGCGTTCGAGGGACGCGACCGCACCCCCGGTGCGGGCTGGCTGGTACGGCCGGACCGCGACGACGCCGATTCCTGGATTGACGAACGGATGATCTCCAAGGCGTTGGCGCATCTCGGTATCACGCCGTTGGACCGGTTCTACCGCGACGGCGGGGAACTAGTCTACACCGTGGCCGCGCGTAAGGACGGTGAGGGCACCTTTGCTCAGGTCCGGTTGCCGCTCGGCGTGACCGCCGACATGGTGGCCGCGCGTCGGTCGAAGCTGGCCGCGAACCTCGGGCGTGCGTCGCTGGAAACGTGGCCTACCAAGGGAGATGAGGACGGCATCCTCGACCTGTGGGTCGCCGACAAGGGCGTCCTGCGGGGCGGGGCCGGCCAATGGCCGTTGGTCCACGATGGACAGGTCGACGTATTCGAGGGTGTCCCGTTCGGACTGTCGCAACGCGGGTTGGTCATCAACGCGCCGTTGGTCGGGGTGAACTGGCTGATCGGTGGCCGCCCGGGGCAAGGGAAGTCGGCCGCGTTGCGGACGCTGCTGCTCGGTGCGGCACTGGACCCCACGGCCGAACTGTGGGTGTTCGTGATGGGCGAGTCACCCGACTTCGACCCGTTCCGGCCCCGGCTGTCGCGCTACCGGATGGGGATGGATGACAGCGTGGCCGAAGCGGCAACGCAAGCGTTGGCGGACTTGCTGACCGAAATGGAGCGACGCGGCAAGATCCTCGGAGAGCAGCCGGGCCGCCCGCCGAAGGTCTCGCGCAAACTCGCCGACAAGCGGGATCTTGGGTTGCACCCGTTGGTGTGCGGGATCGACGAGTGCCACGAGTTGTTCCAGCACCCCAAGTTCGGGAAGAAAGCCGCTGAGTTGGCCGTGCGGTTGATCAAGCGAGGACGTAAGTACGGCATCGTGCTGCTACTGGCCACCCAGTCGCCGACGAAGGACAGCATCCCGAGGGAGGTCACCCGCAACGTGTCCTGCGGTGTCGCGTTCTCGGTGGCCGATCAGGTGGCCAATGACGGGCTATTGGGGTCGGGCAAGTACGCGGCCGGTATCCGCGCGACCGAACTACGGATCAACACCGACCGGGGAACCTGCGTCGCGGTCGGCATCACGGACGAGACGTTCGAGCTGGTCCGGACGTTCTACGTGCCGTTCGAGGACGGGGCCGACGATGTGACCCCGGTCATCGGCCGCGCGGTGGCGCTGATTGAGGAGATGGGCCGGGCGGTCGAGTCCAGCGCGCGCCCGCAGCTCGAAGCGGCGGCACCGGTGGCCGTCGACCACCTGGCCGACGTCGCGGCGGTGTTGGACGGGGAGAGGCGCGTTCGGACTCAGGTCATCCTGACCCGGCTGGCCCGCCACGATCCCGGCGAGTACGGGGAGTGGACGTTCCGGGACCTGACAGCCGCACTCGCGCCGTACGGGGTCGCCCCGGTCAAGTCGGACGGAAAGAAGGTCATCCGCGCCGAGGACGTGGCCGCCGCACTCGCGCGCCACGACCGCGACGACGACGGCAACGGGGCCGACGACGCGGACGGGGACGGCAGGGACTCCGGCAGGGACCCGGCAGGGACTCAGGGACTTCTCCCTGACGGGTCCCTGACCGAAAGTCCCTGCCCTGACCAGCACAAACACGGCTCAGGGACCCCAGGGACCCACCGCCGGCCAAACCCCGAACCGGGCCGAAACCCGGGTGACGCGGGGACCGGGGAAGGTCCCTCCCTGCCTCCCCGCCGACCGGGCGAGAGCACGCGGGGAGGTGATGACTCTGGCAGGTCCTGA
- a CDS encoding WhiB family transcriptional regulator codes for MTEPNYEEMAAQLDRYADVPDDVLNRVVTGDGLCFWAFDRADMPELSGEDSPDRELAAGMCAGCPVIDECRELELRTAGLDTVGVWGALPDTDRRALHPVWLRRRGGEAR; via the coding sequence ATGACCGAACCCAACTACGAGGAGATGGCTGCCCAGCTCGATCGGTACGCCGACGTGCCGGACGACGTGCTGAACCGAGTGGTGACCGGGGACGGTCTGTGTTTCTGGGCATTCGACCGGGCCGACATGCCCGAACTGTCCGGCGAGGACTCGCCGGACCGGGAGTTGGCCGCCGGGATGTGCGCCGGGTGCCCGGTGATCGACGAGTGCCGCGAGCTGGAGTTGCGGACGGCCGGGCTGGACACGGTCGGGGTGTGGGGTGCGTTGCCGGACACCGATCGGCGTGCGCTGCACCCGGTGTGGCTGCGTCGCCGGGGTGGTGAGGCGCGATGA
- a CDS encoding helix-turn-helix domain-containing protein yields MTKKLPDAGRPAFYSLADAAWILGVDRNEIHRAIRVGTLRAERRRSRLVIPAAELRRVLGGGAR; encoded by the coding sequence ATGACGAAGAAACTTCCTGACGCCGGTCGACCGGCGTTCTACTCACTGGCCGACGCCGCGTGGATTCTCGGCGTCGACCGCAACGAGATCCATCGCGCCATCCGGGTCGGCACGCTCCGCGCGGAGCGCCGCCGCTCCCGGCTCGTCATCCCCGCCGCCGAACTGCGCCGGGTGCTCGGCGGGGGTGCGCGATGA
- a CDS encoding helix-turn-helix domain-containing protein, which produces MSEDWAAVAKTINERVHALGWKQRELAERSQVSQAIVREIQNHTVERKRSDRTLEALAVALGLHPQHLLAVLHGRIPPALGQPREDMEDAVSARLAVIERRLSDITEQLAALRADLADVLSRPDRQ; this is translated from the coding sequence GTGTCGGAAGACTGGGCGGCGGTCGCGAAGACCATCAACGAGCGCGTACACGCGCTCGGATGGAAGCAACGCGAGCTGGCCGAACGCTCGCAGGTCTCGCAGGCGATCGTCCGCGAAATCCAGAACCACACCGTGGAGCGCAAGCGCAGCGACCGGACGCTTGAAGCGCTGGCGGTGGCACTCGGCCTGCATCCGCAACACCTGCTCGCCGTGCTGCATGGGCGCATCCCGCCGGCTCTGGGCCAGCCGCGCGAGGACATGGAAGACGCCGTGTCGGCGCGACTTGCCGTCATTGAGCGTCGGCTCTCCGACATCACCGAGCAACTCGCTGCACTGCGCGCCGACCTTGCCGACGTCCTGAGTCGGCCGGACAGGCAATAG
- a CDS encoding tetratricopeptide repeat protein, producing MAETRLQAVRRQLGYKADDVIRMLLRRAETLAVPVMSATSLKTKLSRWENGREAVSQPYRRLFRDVYGRTNEELGFPGEEANDEADELISRLALARSVDAETVEIFKRQVDQARHVDRRFGGMGVLDQLRSNIEQLQGLLGFSTTNGQRQALATVLTEASALAGWEALDRNAIRQAWEHHETAKAAAREAGSPILLAHSTAQQAFILIDLGEVQAAVGQLAEARALAERTAPPLLRAWMAAALGEGLAAAGQRDDALRVFDTADELLPTDPVDPALPFLFLGGAHLDRWRGNALSKLGEPDAIQRLTAALPRLPPDFMRARTGMLVDLAFAYAAAGDRDASLDHARQARRLAAQIKSDRQLRRLGGLILPGTASGVA from the coding sequence ATGGCTGAAACAAGGCTTCAGGCGGTTCGCAGGCAGCTCGGCTACAAGGCCGATGACGTCATCAGGATGCTTCTTCGTCGCGCCGAGACGCTCGCCGTTCCTGTCATGTCGGCAACGAGTCTCAAGACGAAGCTGTCACGGTGGGAGAACGGACGCGAAGCGGTCAGCCAGCCGTACCGCCGTCTCTTTCGTGACGTCTATGGCCGCACGAACGAGGAACTGGGCTTCCCAGGGGAGGAGGCGAACGACGAAGCAGACGAACTGATCTCCCGGCTCGCGCTTGCTCGTTCGGTCGATGCCGAAACCGTCGAGATCTTCAAGCGACAGGTAGATCAGGCACGACACGTTGACCGGCGGTTCGGTGGCATGGGGGTGCTTGATCAGCTGCGCAGCAACATCGAACAGCTTCAAGGCTTGCTCGGGTTCAGCACGACGAACGGCCAACGTCAGGCGCTGGCCACAGTGCTCACCGAAGCATCGGCGCTGGCCGGTTGGGAAGCGCTGGACCGTAACGCCATCCGACAGGCATGGGAGCATCACGAGACAGCCAAGGCAGCCGCACGTGAAGCAGGGTCACCGATTCTGCTCGCGCATTCGACCGCGCAACAGGCTTTCATCTTGATTGATCTTGGCGAAGTCCAGGCAGCCGTTGGACAACTCGCTGAAGCGCGTGCGCTTGCGGAACGCACGGCACCGCCATTGCTGCGCGCGTGGATGGCGGCAGCGCTTGGAGAAGGACTGGCGGCGGCAGGTCAGCGGGACGACGCGCTGAGGGTGTTCGACACAGCGGACGAACTTTTGCCCACGGACCCTGTCGATCCGGCGTTGCCGTTTCTGTTTCTGGGCGGGGCACACCTTGACCGATGGCGCGGCAACGCGCTGAGCAAACTCGGTGAGCCGGATGCGATCCAGCGACTCACCGCCGCGTTGCCGCGCCTGCCGCCGGACTTCATGCGTGCCCGGACAGGCATGTTGGTTGATCTGGCATTCGCCTACGCGGCAGCAGGCGACCGAGATGCTTCGCTGGACCACGCACGACAGGCGCGGCGGCTCGCAGCACAGATCAAGTCGGATCGACAGTTACGCCGTCTCGGTGGGCTGATCTTGCCCGGAACTGCTTCCGGTGTTGCGTGA
- a CDS encoding NUDIX hydrolase, with protein MTEDVGSWKTFGERTVYDNKWVRLGLTDVQAPNGERWEYHVVHLARIAIGLIIDDQDRVLMLWRYRFATDQWGYELLGGLVEEGEEPAATAAREIREESGYQPVGEVEHLISFEPLPGQVTALTDVYLWRGAEKVGEPTDTEEVGRLEWVPLSRIPELALRKEILGAGALVPLLYYIASRNTGSSSGQDQPTETA; from the coding sequence GTGACTGAAGACGTTGGGTCCTGGAAGACCTTCGGTGAACGGACCGTCTATGACAACAAGTGGGTGCGCCTCGGCCTGACCGACGTGCAAGCGCCGAACGGTGAACGATGGGAATACCACGTCGTGCACCTGGCTCGCATCGCAATCGGCCTGATCATCGACGATCAGGATCGGGTGCTCATGCTGTGGCGCTACCGGTTCGCAACCGACCAGTGGGGCTACGAACTGCTTGGCGGGCTGGTCGAGGAAGGCGAGGAGCCTGCCGCGACGGCGGCTCGCGAGATCCGGGAGGAAAGCGGCTATCAGCCGGTCGGCGAGGTCGAACACCTGATCAGCTTCGAGCCGTTGCCAGGGCAAGTGACAGCGCTGACCGACGTCTATCTGTGGCGCGGCGCCGAGAAAGTGGGCGAGCCGACCGACACGGAAGAAGTCGGGCGTCTTGAGTGGGTTCCGCTCAGCCGGATTCCAGAATTGGCCCTACGTAAGGAAATTCTCGGCGCTGGCGCCCTGGTTCCCCTGCTCTACTACATCGCCTCACGCAACACCGGAAGCAGTTCCGGGCAAGATCAGCCCACCGAGACGGCGTAA
- a CDS encoding VOC family protein yields the protein MTALRILAVAVDCRQPDLLAEFWEQALGRGKARSWTDSHGLTYRQLDFDDGPALLFQPVPEDKRYEQVTAPRPLTVTSAA from the coding sequence GTGACCGCGTTGCGCATCCTGGCCGTGGCGGTGGACTGCCGGCAGCCGGACCTGCTGGCCGAGTTCTGGGAACAGGCGCTGGGTCGCGGGAAAGCCCGCAGCTGGACGGATTCCCACGGTCTGACGTACCGGCAACTGGACTTCGACGACGGGCCGGCGCTGCTGTTCCAGCCGGTACCCGAGGACAAGCGTTATGAACAAGTAACCGCCCCAAGACCTCTCACCGTCACATCTGCGGCGTAG
- a CDS encoding DUF4383 domain-containing protein: MSSADTRTKPGPVWLRPAVAVLGLLYLALGIAGWLTPGTATVGHVTTGQVIGLFSASVVLNLVHTVVGVLGLLAATRHAGALIYCWVLFVGFLGMTAYGVLATAFSTPEDPINLNWADNWLHGLTAVAGLVLGIAAARAGRAVSARGRRVAGEETA; encoded by the coding sequence ATGTCGTCCGCCGACACCCGCACCAAACCGGGCCCGGTCTGGCTCCGCCCGGCCGTCGCCGTGCTCGGGCTGCTCTACCTCGCGCTCGGGATCGCCGGGTGGCTGACGCCGGGAACGGCGACGGTCGGCCACGTGACGACCGGCCAGGTGATCGGGCTCTTCAGCGCGAGCGTCGTCCTCAACCTCGTCCACACCGTGGTCGGGGTGCTCGGGCTGCTCGCCGCGACCCGGCACGCCGGCGCGCTCATCTACTGCTGGGTCCTCTTCGTCGGTTTCCTGGGCATGACCGCCTACGGCGTGCTCGCCACGGCGTTCAGCACGCCGGAGGACCCGATCAACCTCAACTGGGCCGACAACTGGCTGCACGGGCTGACCGCGGTCGCGGGCCTGGTGCTCGGGATCGCCGCGGCCCGCGCGGGCCGCGCGGTTTCGGCCCGTGGCCGCCGGGTAGCCGGGGAAGAAACCGCGTGA
- a CDS encoding SDR family oxidoreductase, translating to MSLPAPLPTEAASPRRAVVTGADSGIGRAVAVALAGGGLDVGITYHSDADGAEETASEVRSRGVAAHVRQLDLTRLPEAADVVDAFAGDLGGIDVLVNCSGTGSSQRVLDLGYEKWREVLDVDLDGVFLLAQRAARHMIDAGHGGRIITITSVHEHVPRVGAAPYCAAKAGAGALTQVLALELAEHAITVNSVAPGEISTPMTGQADADPREQQRPGIPLGRTGHAAEVAAAVAFLATPAAGYITGTSLVVDGGLLLMGAQHGTAHAGHDWRSP from the coding sequence GTGTCCCTTCCGGCGCCACTGCCCACCGAAGCCGCGTCGCCGCGGCGTGCCGTCGTGACCGGTGCCGACTCCGGCATCGGTCGCGCGGTGGCCGTCGCCCTCGCCGGCGGCGGCCTGGACGTCGGCATCACCTACCACTCCGACGCCGACGGTGCCGAGGAAACCGCGTCCGAAGTCCGTTCGCGTGGCGTCGCGGCCCACGTCCGGCAGCTCGACCTGACCCGGCTGCCCGAAGCCGCCGACGTCGTCGACGCGTTCGCCGGAGACCTCGGCGGGATTGACGTCCTCGTCAACTGCTCGGGCACCGGCAGCAGCCAGCGCGTCCTCGACCTCGGCTACGAGAAGTGGCGTGAAGTCCTCGACGTCGACCTGGACGGCGTCTTCCTCCTCGCCCAGCGCGCGGCGCGGCACATGATCGACGCCGGCCACGGCGGCCGCATCATCACGATCACGAGTGTGCACGAGCACGTCCCGCGTGTCGGCGCCGCGCCCTACTGCGCCGCCAAGGCCGGGGCGGGCGCGCTGACCCAGGTGCTCGCCTTGGAACTGGCCGAACACGCCATCACGGTGAACTCGGTGGCTCCTGGCGAAATCTCGACGCCGATGACGGGCCAGGCCGACGCCGATCCGCGCGAGCAGCAGCGGCCCGGCATCCCGCTCGGCCGCACCGGTCACGCCGCCGAGGTGGCGGCCGCCGTCGCCTTCCTCGCGACGCCCGCCGCCGGGTACATCACCGGCACGTCGCTCGTCGTCGACGGCGGCCTGCTCCTGATGGGCGCCCAGCACGGCACGGCACACGCCGGCCACGACTGGCGTTCCCCCTGA
- a CDS encoding Ppx/GppA phosphatase family protein, giving the protein MELVLGRDEEPELAISLPLGAGRLTREFLTANPPTRKQLKTVRRHVRDTLSEVLDRLRWEGPPRRVVATSKTFKQLSRLPGAAPQRKGPFVTRELVVADLREWLPRPARTPAAERAALRGISRPRAPQVEAGALAAEVTLTALDVPSVEICPWALREGILLRHLEREAATPALPVQPLTRHPDAKVRQLHPAEEQPVPS; this is encoded by the coding sequence ATGGAGCTGGTCCTCGGCCGCGACGAGGAACCCGAGCTGGCGATTTCGCTCCCGTTGGGCGCGGGCCGGCTCACCCGCGAGTTCCTGACGGCCAACCCGCCGACGCGCAAGCAACTGAAGACCGTGCGCCGGCACGTGCGCGACACCCTGTCCGAAGTGCTGGACCGGCTGCGCTGGGAGGGCCCGCCGCGGCGGGTCGTGGCGACGTCGAAGACGTTCAAGCAGCTGTCCCGGCTGCCCGGCGCGGCACCGCAGCGCAAGGGGCCTTTCGTGACGCGCGAGCTGGTGGTCGCGGACCTGCGGGAGTGGCTCCCGCGGCCGGCCCGGACTCCGGCGGCCGAGCGAGCCGCGCTCCGGGGCATCTCGCGGCCGCGGGCCCCGCAGGTCGAGGCCGGAGCGCTCGCGGCCGAGGTGACGTTGACGGCGCTCGACGTGCCGAGCGTCGAGATCTGCCCGTGGGCGTTGCGGGAAGGGATCCTGTTGCGGCACTTGGAGCGTGAGGCCGCTACGCCGGCGTTGCCGGTGCAGCCGCTGACGCGGCATCCGGACGCGAAGGTGCGGCAGCTCCACCCCGCCGAGGAACAACCGGTGCCGAGCTGA
- a CDS encoding DUF2795 domain-containing protein: protein MSKPNPIELQKYLSGVDYPAQRDDLVSAAERNGADKDTLEVVRGLPDRTYEGPSGVSKEIGG, encoded by the coding sequence GTGAGCAAGCCGAACCCGATCGAGCTGCAGAAGTACCTCTCCGGTGTCGACTACCCGGCCCAGCGTGACGACCTCGTCAGCGCCGCCGAGCGCAACGGCGCCGACAAGGACACCCTCGAGGTCGTGCGGGGCCTGCCCGACCGCACCTACGAAGGGCCCAGCGGCGTGAGCAAGGAGATCGGCGGCTGA
- a CDS encoding antibiotic biosynthesis monooxygenase, which produces MSTSDRGRRDRSEEPVTAVYSWRAKPDRVDEFAEWARGATAEAARYPGNLAATVVHNEDSRDFHVVHQFATRRQLQNWLDSPERRKWLRHARTLAATKTAQQHRTGLETWFHVPSEAIATMKPPPRWKMWLISLVAVYPLVLGFQAWVVPLTASWPLPLRAALFPVVLLTTMTYVVMPAVTRLLRPWL; this is translated from the coding sequence ATGTCCACTTCGGACAGGGGACGGCGCGACCGGTCGGAAGAACCGGTCACCGCGGTGTACAGCTGGCGTGCCAAGCCCGACCGGGTCGACGAGTTCGCGGAGTGGGCCCGCGGCGCGACGGCCGAGGCCGCCCGCTACCCGGGCAACCTCGCGGCGACGGTCGTGCACAACGAGGACAGCCGCGACTTCCACGTCGTCCACCAGTTCGCGACCCGGCGCCAACTGCAGAACTGGCTCGACTCCCCGGAGCGGCGGAAGTGGCTGCGCCACGCCCGGACGTTGGCGGCGACCAAGACGGCCCAGCAGCACCGCACGGGCCTGGAGACGTGGTTCCACGTCCCGTCCGAGGCGATCGCGACGATGAAACCGCCGCCGCGCTGGAAGATGTGGCTGATCTCGCTGGTCGCGGTCTACCCGCTGGTCCTGGGCTTCCAGGCGTGGGTGGTCCCGCTGACGGCGTCCTGGCCGCTCCCGCTGCGGGCGGCGCTGTTCCCGGTGGTCCTGCTGACGACGATGACGTACGTGGTGATGCCGGCGGTGACCCGGCTCCTGCGCCCGTGGCTGTGA
- a CDS encoding glycosyltransferase family 9 protein, with translation MSRVLVARQDNLGDVLLAGPCVRAVAARSSHVTLLTGPHGRAAGELLPGVDELITWTAPWIDPEPPPVTASDVEAFVALVRSRKFDRALILTSFHQSPLPLALLLRQAGVPWIGAISEDYPGSLLDLRHRVDGDPPEAVRMLSLAEAAGYALPPDDHGAPALRRPLPNVARLTGGGPYVVVHPGASVPARQPSPACSHRIVRALVVQGHRVVVTGAPSERLLTQRVAGTSAVNLGGRTSPAELAAVLSGAQVVVAPNTGPAHLAAAAGTPVVSLFAPVVPAARWAPYGVPVVVLGDQRAPCRDSRARVCPVPGHPCLDAIDPADVCRAVTDLGAVTSAGTAITSAL, from the coding sequence ATGAGCCGGGTGCTCGTCGCCCGGCAGGACAACCTCGGCGACGTCCTGCTCGCCGGGCCCTGCGTCCGCGCGGTCGCCGCGCGGTCGTCGCACGTGACCCTGCTGACCGGTCCCCACGGCCGGGCCGCGGGCGAGCTGCTGCCCGGCGTCGACGAGCTGATCACGTGGACCGCGCCGTGGATCGACCCCGAGCCGCCACCGGTGACCGCGTCGGATGTCGAGGCGTTCGTCGCGCTGGTGCGCTCCCGGAAGTTCGACCGGGCGCTGATCCTGACCTCGTTCCACCAGTCGCCGCTGCCACTGGCCTTGCTGCTGCGGCAGGCCGGCGTGCCGTGGATCGGCGCGATCTCCGAGGACTACCCGGGCAGCCTGCTCGATCTTCGCCACCGCGTCGACGGCGACCCGCCCGAGGCGGTCCGCATGCTGTCGCTCGCCGAGGCCGCCGGGTACGCGCTGCCGCCGGACGACCACGGCGCCCCGGCGCTGCGGCGCCCGCTGCCGAACGTGGCCCGTCTGACCGGCGGCGGGCCGTACGTCGTCGTGCACCCCGGGGCCTCGGTCCCGGCCCGCCAGCCGTCCCCGGCGTGCAGCCACCGGATCGTGCGGGCACTGGTCGTCCAGGGCCATCGCGTGGTCGTGACGGGCGCGCCGTCCGAACGGCTCCTGACCCAGCGGGTGGCGGGCACCTCGGCGGTGAACCTCGGCGGCCGGACGTCGCCGGCCGAGCTGGCGGCGGTGCTGTCGGGAGCGCAGGTCGTGGTCGCGCCCAACACGGGTCCGGCGCACCTCGCCGCGGCGGCGGGCACGCCGGTGGTGTCGCTGTTCGCCCCGGTCGTGCCGGCGGCGCGGTGGGCGCCGTACGGGGTGCCGGTCGTGGTGCTCGGCGACCAGCGCGCGCCGTGTCGCGACAGCCGGGCCCGCGTCTGCCCGGTGCCGGGTCACCCCTGCCTGGACGCGATCGACCCGGCCGACGTCTGCCGCGCGGTGACCGACCTCGGCGCGGTCACCTCGGCCGGCACGGCGATCACGTCCGCGTTGTAG